One segment of Anopheles stephensi strain Indian chromosome 3, UCI_ANSTEP_V1.0, whole genome shotgun sequence DNA contains the following:
- the LOC118509715 gene encoding RILP-like protein homolog translates to MNAAEKLTVVDVYDLALEIGKEFETIIDANGVNAVSGLITKVVNALELMETLTCQNETENATLQELQEKIAQLEAEKEQKAASRSRYEKELEAIEDQWRTEAKELFKVVDKLQEENRKLQRGIAQSASENTHQSDEQRARNGGANDDFPNGSSMADSEAGVLKKSEYKLQLSQLEEKMKRKEMELCEKMAEIESLSSQNDRLKKVVSESRRRQKLSHNQIITLCEERADFLAQIQDQHHEIKALRMQLGLAEKENEDLANRVNEDERPRFSTVELKEMLTDRNELKARVSDLEQELMTCQAIGTGAENGNNGSGLAKEPPHDEGPVVDFSELPVQGPLPYEPDDAPWKKSSESGIRKFFRKLFNETSSDCSSFSQRSLSTLSKMALSSGPHSDIPI, encoded by the exons ATGAACGCGGCCGAAAAGTTAACCGTGGTGGACGTGTACGATTTGGCACTGGAAATTGGGAAAGAGTTCGAAACAATAATCGATGCGAATGGGGTGAACGCAGTCTCGGGCTTGATTACGAAAGTGGTCAATGCGTTGGAGCTGATGGAAACGCTGACCTGCCAAAATGAGACCGAAAACGCTACCTTGCAGGAGCTGCAGGAGAAGATCGCTCAGCTGGAGGCGGAGAAGGAGCAAAAGGCTGCATCGCGGTCGCGCTACGAAAAG GAACTGGAAGCTATCGAAGATCAGTGGCGCACCGAGGCGAAAGAGCTGTTCAAAGTGGTCGACAAGCTGCAGGAAGAGAACCGTAAGCTGCAGCGCGGGATTGCACAGTCGGCCAGCGAAAACACGCACCAGTCCGACGAACAGCGGGCACGCAACGGTGGAGCGAACGATGACTTTCCCAACGGTTCGAGCATGGCCGACTCGGAGGCGGGCGTGCTGAAAAAATCCGAATACAAACTGCAGCTCTCGCAGCTGGAAGAAAAGATGAAGCGCAAAGAGATGGAACTGTGCGAGAAGATGGCCGAAATAGAAAGTTTGTCCAGCCAGAACGATCGTCTGAAGAAGGTGGTAAGCGAAAGCCGCAGGCGGCAAAAGCTTTCGCACAATCAGATCATTACGCTGTGCGAGGAGCGTGCCGACTTTCTGGCCCAAATACAGGACCAGCATCACGAAATTAAGGCACTCCGGATGCAGCTTGGATTGGCCGAAAAGGAGAACGAAGATTTGGCGAACCGGGTGAACGAGGATGAGCGTCCCCGATTCTCGACCGTGGAGCTGAAGGAGATGCTAACCGATCGAAACGAGCTGAAGGCTCGCGTGAGCGATCTCGAACAAGAGCTGATGACGTGCCAAGCTATTGGAACCGGTGCGGAGAACGGTAACAATGGGAGCGGGCTCGCGAAAGAACCACCGCACGATGAGGGACCGGTGGTTGATTTCAGCGAACTGCCCGTGCAAGGCCCATTGCCATACGAGCCGGACGATGCACCGTGGAAAAAGAGCAGCGAAAGTGGCATACGAAAGTT CTTTCGCAAATTGTTCAATGAAACCTCGTCTGACTGTTCGAGCTTTTCGCAGCGTTCGTTGTCGACGCTCTCGAAAATGGCACTGTCGTCGGGACCGCACAGTGATATACCCATCTAA